A genomic window from Gossypium hirsutum isolate 1008001.06 chromosome D10, Gossypium_hirsutum_v2.1, whole genome shotgun sequence includes:
- the LOC107913776 gene encoding DNA replication licensing factor MCM3, giving the protein MELGAQDYADRKKDISQFLSQDIYQDEIKAMINHKRRRLIINISDLHSFNNLAPRILKNPSEFMQPFCDAVTEAAKGIDPKYLKEGETLHVGFEGPFVSRRVTPRDLLSEFIGSMVCVVGIVTKCSLVRPKVVKSVHFCPATENFTVREYRDITSNNGLPTGSVYPTRDENGNLLVTEYGLCQYKDHQTLSIQEVPENAAPGQLPRTVDVIVEDDLVDSCKPGDRVATVGLYKALPGKSKGSVNGVFRTVLIANNVSLLNKEANAPIYSPEDLKNIKKIAERDDTFDLLGNSLAPSIYGHSWIKKAVVLLMLGGVEKNLKNGTHLRGDINMMMVGDPSVAKSQLLRAIINIAPLAISTTGRGSSGVGLTAAVTSDQETGERRLEAGAMVLGDRGVVCIDEFDKMNDQDRVAIHEVMEQQTVTIAKAGIHASLNARCSVVAAANPIYGTYDRSLTPTKNIGLPDSLLSRFDLLFIVLDQMDADIDRHISEHVLRMHRFRSPIDGGEAALDGSSRYGREDEADADSSVFVKYNRMLHGRKTERGRKRDTLTIKFLKKYIHYAKHRIQPELTDEASEHIATAYAELRNASSNAKTGGTLPITARTLETIIRLSTAHAKLKLSRKVTKVDVEAALKVLNFAIYHKELTEMEDREQERQREEARTHRADRQGPTTTAMEVDDPPRAQQPTAIGSLERIEAFKAIFGQHMRVNHKDTISISEVENVVNAGADGHYSRAEIFAILEKLQDDNILMIAGETVHMIV; this is encoded by the exons atggagttgGGGGCTCAAGATTATGCTGATAGGAAGAAAGATATCAGCCAATTCTTGTCTCAGGAT ATTTATCAAGATGAAATCAAGGCTATGATAAATCACAAGCGCCGCCGTCTCATCATCAACATTTCCGATCTCCACTCTTTCAACAACTTGGCTCCTAG GATTCTGAAGAACCCGAGTGAATTTATGCAACCATTTTGCGATGCGGTGACGGAAGCTGCTAAAGGTATCGACCCAAAGTACTTGAAAGAAGGAGAAACGCTTCATGTGGGATTTGAAGGCCCTTTTGTTTCTCGTCGCGTTACTCCCAGAGATCTTCTCTCTGAATTCATTGGCTCCATGGTATGCGTCGTGGGTATTGTCACCAAAT GTTCTCTGGTAAGACCAAAGGTTGTTAAAAGTGTTCATTTTTGCCCTGCCACTGAGAACTTCACCGTTCGGGAATATCGAGACATCACCTCCAATAATGGTTTGCCAACTGGATCTGTGTATCCTACTAGG GATGAAAATGGCAACTTATTGGTGACTGAATATGGGTTGTGCCAATACAAAGATCACCAGACCTtgtcaattcaagaagttccggAGAATGCTGCACCTGGTCAGCTTCCTCGAACTGTGGATGTCATAGTTGAGGATGACCTGGTTGATTCATGCAAGCCTGGAGATCGTGTGGCTACCGTAGGGCTATATAAAGCTCTTCCAGGAAAAAGCAAGGGCAGTGTGAATGGTGTATTCAG GACTGTACTCATAGCTAATAATGTCTCTCTGCTCAACAAAGAGGCCAATGCACCAATCTATAGTCCCGAGGACcttaagaatattaagaagatagCAGAAAGAGATGACACATTTGACCTGCTTGGTAATTCCCTTGCACCTTCCATATATGGGCATTCGTGGATAAAGAAAGCTGTGGTTTTACTGATGCTTGGTGGTGTGGAAAAGAATTTGAAGAACGGCACTCATTTACGAGG GGACATTAACATGATGATGGTTGGAGATCCATCTGTTGCAAAATCCCAACTTTTAAGAGCAATCATAAACATTGCTCCCTTGGCCATTTCAACCACTGGTCGAGGTTCTTCTGGTGTTGGTTTGACTGCTGCTGTCACATCTGATCAAGAAACAG GAGAAAGAAGACTGGAAGCAGGTGCAATGGTCCTTGGTGATAGAGGTGTTGTTTGCATTGATGAGTTTGACAAGATGAATGATCAAGATCGTGTTGCAATACATGAAGTCATGGAGCAGCAGACTGTAACTATTGCCAAAGCTGGTATCCATGCATCATTGAACGCTCGGTGCAGCGTAGTGGCTGCTGCCAATCCCATATATGGAACT TATGATCGTTCATTGACTCCAACAAAAAATATTGGACTTCCAGACTCTTTGCTTTCTCGTTTTGATTTACTCTTTATTGTATTGGACCAAATGGATGCTGATATTGATCGTCATATCTCTGAGCATGTCTTGAGAATGCACCGGTTTCGCTCTCCTATTGATGGAG GCGAGGCAGCTCTTGATGGAAGTTCAAGATATGGAAGAGAAGATGAAGCTGATGCTGACTCATCTGTTTTTGTCAAGTATAACCGTATGTTACATGGGAGAAAAACAGAAAGAGGTCGGAAGCGTGATACTCTTACGATAAAGTTTCTGAAAAAGTATATCCATTATGCAAAACACAGGATTCAGCCTGAGCTGACTGATGAG GCTTCAGAACACATTGCTACAGCTTACGCAGAGCTCAGAAATGCCAGTTCAAATGCAAAG ACTGGCGGAACCCTTCCAATCACAGCTAGAACCTTGGAAACCATAATTCGTCTATCAACTGCTCATGCAAAGTTGAAGTTAAGCAGAAAG GTTACAAAAGTTGATGTTGAAGCTGCTCTGAAAGTTCTAAATTTTGCTATTTATCATAAAGAATTGACAGAGATGGAGGATCGTGAACAAGAACGGCAAAGAGAAGAAGCAAGGACACACAGAGCGGATCGTCAAGG GCCAACGACCACTGCTATGGAAGTAGATGATCCTCCAAGGGCCCAGCAGCCTACTGCCATTGGCTCTCTTGAAAG GATTGAAGCATTTAAAGCTATATTTGGTCAGCATATGCGTGTGAACCATAAGGATACCATATCTATTTCTGAAGTAGAGAATGTTGTCAATGCCGGAGCTGATGGCCATTACTCAAGGGCAGAGATCTTTGCTATATTAGAG AAGCTGCAAGATGATAATATATTGATGATAGCTGGTGAAACAGTGCATATGATAGTATGA